The following proteins are encoded in a genomic region of Catellatospora sp. TT07R-123:
- a CDS encoding cation:proton antiporter, with translation MSFAILALISIAAVLGPLVALRRNWRLPVVLGELLAGMALGTSGVGLLDPRDPTFAFLADIGFALVMFVAGSHVPVRELRLHGTLRVGLMRAAAVGALAVVAAYVVARSFGTGHAGLYAVLMASSSAAFVLPVVSDLKLCGTPVLQMLPQVAVADTACIVLLPLAVDPAQAGSAGLGLVVVSGCATALYLILRRLEESGLRARAHRVSQERKFAIELRTSLAILFTLAALAVHAHVSVMLAGFAFGLVVAAIGEPRRLARQLFAVADGFLGPLFFVWLGASIGMGDLLRHPSMILLGVALGAGAAATHLAMRTLGQPVAFAGLAAAQLGVPMAAATIGEQRHLLCAGEPAALLLAAVITIAVALVCARSAVRAGFA, from the coding sequence TTGAGCTTCGCCATACTCGCGCTGATCTCGATCGCGGCCGTTCTCGGCCCGCTTGTCGCGCTGCGCCGAAACTGGCGCCTCCCCGTCGTCCTGGGTGAACTCCTCGCCGGGATGGCCCTCGGCACCAGCGGCGTCGGCCTGCTCGATCCGCGGGATCCGACGTTCGCCTTCCTGGCCGACATCGGCTTCGCACTGGTCATGTTCGTGGCAGGCTCACACGTGCCGGTGCGTGAACTGCGCCTGCACGGCACCCTGCGGGTCGGGCTCATGCGCGCCGCCGCGGTGGGCGCCCTCGCCGTGGTGGCCGCGTACGTGGTGGCGCGGTCCTTCGGCACCGGTCACGCCGGCTTGTACGCGGTGCTGATGGCATCGTCGTCGGCGGCGTTCGTCCTACCCGTCGTCTCGGACCTGAAACTGTGCGGAACGCCGGTGCTGCAAATGCTGCCGCAGGTCGCCGTCGCCGACACCGCATGCATCGTACTGCTGCCGCTGGCAGTCGACCCCGCACAGGCCGGCAGCGCGGGGCTGGGCCTGGTCGTGGTGAGCGGATGCGCCACCGCGCTCTACCTGATCCTGCGCCGGCTCGAGGAATCCGGCCTGCGCGCACGGGCGCACCGGGTGTCGCAGGAGCGCAAATTCGCCATCGAGCTGCGGACCAGCCTGGCGATCCTGTTCACCCTGGCGGCGCTGGCCGTGCACGCGCACGTCTCAGTCATGCTCGCCGGCTTCGCCTTCGGACTGGTGGTCGCCGCGATCGGCGAGCCCCGACGGCTGGCCCGGCAGCTGTTCGCTGTCGCCGACGGCTTCCTGGGCCCGCTGTTCTTCGTCTGGCTCGGCGCCTCGATCGGCATGGGCGACCTGCTCCGGCACCCTTCGATGATCCTGCTCGGCGTGGCACTCGGCGCCGGCGCGGCCGCGACGCACCTGGCCATGCGCACTCTCGGCCAACCCGTCGCCTTCGCCGGACTGGCCGCGGCCCAGCTGGGCGTGCCCATGGCGGCGGCGACCATCGGAGAACAGCGCCACCTGCTGTGCGCCGGCGAGCCCGCAGCACTACTCCTCGCCGCCGTGATAACGATCGCGGTGGCGCTGGTATGCGCACGATCGGCTGTTCGCGCGGGCTTCGCCTGA
- a CDS encoding chemotaxis protein CheB encodes MSLSEDVPRSGGVEERYDIVALAASAGGITALSRVLGELPVGFPVPVLVVQHLDPRHATVIADVLGRRTKLRVKLAESEEHIQPGTIYVAPPNLHLLVDSAGMLTLTNTELVHFVRPSADLLFESVAGAYGPRAIACVLTGTGRDGAMGVGAVKSRGGTVIVQDPTSADFAGMPDAAVATGPADFVLPLSEIGALIRDLVGVGAR; translated from the coding sequence GTGAGCCTGTCCGAGGACGTACCCAGGTCGGGCGGCGTCGAAGAGCGGTATGACATTGTGGCGCTGGCCGCGTCGGCGGGTGGCATTACCGCGCTGAGCAGGGTTCTCGGGGAATTGCCGGTCGGATTCCCGGTTCCGGTGCTCGTGGTTCAGCACCTGGATCCGCGTCACGCAACGGTCATAGCCGACGTGCTGGGGCGTAGGACGAAGCTGCGGGTGAAGCTCGCCGAGTCCGAGGAGCACATTCAGCCCGGGACGATCTATGTGGCGCCGCCCAACCTCCATCTGCTGGTCGACTCCGCCGGCATGCTGACGCTCACCAACACCGAGTTGGTCCATTTCGTGCGCCCGTCGGCGGATCTGTTGTTCGAGTCGGTCGCCGGCGCGTACGGTCCGCGGGCGATCGCATGCGTGCTGACCGGGACCGGCCGCGATGGCGCGATGGGGGTGGGCGCCGTCAAGTCCCGCGGCGGCACCGTGATCGTGCAGGACCCGACATCGGCGGACTTCGCGGGAATGCCGGACGCCGCCGTCGCCACCGGCCCGGCCGATTTCGTGCTCCCCCTAAGTGAGATCGGAGCCCTCATCCGCGACCTGGTCGGAGTGGGGGCGCGATGA